The following proteins come from a genomic window of Achromobacter sp. AONIH1:
- a CDS encoding cupin domain-containing protein, which yields MMKNYAFNRSGSAKHKHRDSPYDLLKIFHIKPDRNPLVLEGPGGEIFTFHKVGATTGQRYTLAEITFEAGPGPFPHIHHYENEWLYIAEGAVLVAMGEKHHPDIDDVPGVNSPKDVLHTEVAGPGTLIYLPRYHVHTFGNQGLTQARMYAVWAPAGIENFFQAQIGLTPEEVSQMAPQYGLTFSSSRDQYVEGMVSGGSTHSADNHLEEFVELLSTRAAGQQEDVPEIKAWERAAGVWQLAPASD from the coding sequence GCATTCAATCGTTCTGGCAGCGCCAAGCACAAGCATCGGGACAGTCCTTACGACCTGTTGAAGATTTTCCACATCAAGCCGGACAGAAACCCGCTGGTGCTGGAGGGACCAGGCGGCGAGATCTTTACCTTCCACAAGGTAGGAGCAACTACCGGACAGAGGTACACCTTGGCCGAGATCACATTCGAGGCAGGGCCCGGTCCATTTCCCCACATCCACCATTACGAGAACGAATGGCTGTACATCGCAGAAGGCGCCGTTCTTGTTGCGATGGGGGAAAAGCACCATCCCGATATTGACGACGTCCCGGGCGTCAACTCGCCCAAGGATGTGCTCCACACCGAGGTCGCCGGGCCTGGCACACTGATTTATCTGCCGCGCTATCACGTGCACACGTTCGGGAACCAAGGCCTAACACAAGCTCGCATGTACGCTGTATGGGCACCCGCCGGCATCGAAAACTTCTTCCAAGCGCAAATCGGACTCACGCCGGAAGAGGTCTCACAGATGGCACCGCAATATGGGTTGACCTTCAGTAGTTCGAGGGATCAGTACGTCGAGGGGATGGTCAGCGGTGGCTCAACGCATTCGGCCGACAACCATCTCGAAGAATTCGTCGAGCTGCTTTCGACAAGAGCCGCCGGCCAACAGGAGGACGTGCCGGAGATCAAGGCCTGGGAGCGGGCCGCTGGTGTCTGGCAATTAGCTCCCGCAAGTGATTGA
- a CDS encoding LysR family transcriptional regulator: MELRHLRCFVALAEELHFSRAAERLHIEQPPLSRAIKELEEELGVILFDRNRRGTVLTPAGTVFLRDIRRLFTVLEHARENVSAIAAGLRGCLRVAISDGAIDPRLSAFLARCREEEPEIEIRLSEVPLAEQLRGLRSGDFLIGFAHTGDVGDDVVAEPVWQDPLVVAVPIRHPLLAHKEVPLQELATHPLVFCDPQVCEGYCRELARVLRPMEREPNVVAHVASLHMMLTLVGAGYGVGFTTAARMAVNQRPDVVGRPLALEEAVITTYLLRPQSTILSPPLDRFVMRLRSQAEG; the protein is encoded by the coding sequence ATGGAACTCAGGCACTTACGCTGCTTTGTCGCCTTGGCTGAGGAACTGCACTTCAGCCGGGCCGCTGAGCGCCTGCATATAGAGCAACCACCGTTGTCGCGAGCCATCAAGGAGTTGGAGGAGGAACTGGGCGTGATTCTCTTTGATCGGAATCGGCGAGGAACAGTCCTAACTCCAGCCGGCACCGTTTTCTTGCGGGACATTCGTAGGCTATTTACGGTCTTGGAGCACGCGCGAGAAAATGTGAGTGCCATCGCAGCAGGTCTGCGTGGTTGCCTGCGGGTTGCGATCTCCGATGGCGCAATCGATCCTCGTCTATCGGCGTTTCTGGCCCGTTGCCGGGAGGAAGAGCCGGAGATCGAGATACGGCTTTCGGAGGTTCCGCTTGCCGAACAATTGCGAGGGCTGCGATCAGGCGACTTTCTGATCGGCTTCGCACACACAGGCGACGTGGGCGACGACGTCGTTGCCGAACCGGTCTGGCAAGATCCCTTGGTCGTGGCGGTCCCCATTCGCCATCCGCTACTTGCCCACAAGGAAGTGCCGTTACAGGAACTTGCGACCCATCCTCTGGTCTTTTGCGACCCTCAGGTATGCGAAGGCTATTGCCGCGAGCTGGCCCGTGTTCTTCGACCGATGGAACGGGAGCCGAATGTTGTTGCGCACGTAGCTTCACTGCACATGATGCTTACCTTGGTTGGGGCTGGCTACGGCGTCGGCTTCACCACAGCAGCCAGAATGGCAGTTAATCAACGTCCTGATGTCGTCGGCCGCCCTTTGGCTTTGGAGGAAGCCGTCATCACGACCTATCTGCTTCGGCCTCAAAGTACGATCCTGTCGCCTCCCTTGGATCGGTTTGTCATGCGCTTGCGCTCACAGGCTGAGGGGTGA
- a CDS encoding helix-turn-helix domain-containing protein: MQKTTIQPGRPSGTSTYESKPALAFGQAVRAARVAQGVAQDEFAARAGVARSHMGKIERGQHVPTLPLILKIAAALKISAAELMAATERNLRAEIDS, translated from the coding sequence ATGCAGAAGACGACTATTCAGCCAGGGCGCCCCTCTGGAACATCCACGTATGAATCCAAACCAGCGTTGGCCTTCGGACAGGCCGTGCGAGCTGCTCGCGTCGCTCAGGGGGTTGCCCAAGACGAGTTCGCGGCTCGGGCAGGCGTAGCACGTTCTCACATGGGCAAGATCGAGCGTGGGCAACATGTGCCCACGCTTCCGCTCATCCTCAAAATCGCCGCAGCGCTCAAGATAAGTGCAGCGGAACTGATGGCAGCGACTGAACGCAATCTTCGTGCCGAGATCGATTCATGA
- a CDS encoding substrate-binding domain-containing protein — protein sequence MHNATSHPFCLRLAVTPGVSSSQLSALLALHRAEEPDVSVSFFEVTGEELQAGLREGRYDVGVSLQVSGDPALQTQPLWTEIMAAALPPRFRLLERGKLTLSDLQDYPVYRWQEEVCPLLDEELTALMPLDQQNVQRVTSFEMMALWVAAGYGIGIAAHSRIVRAHEWGLSMRPLADGPYEVVTYLQRPYVQAEATDRFERRALQVAKLG from the coding sequence ATGCACAACGCCACCAGTCACCCCTTCTGTCTCAGGCTTGCGGTAACGCCGGGTGTTTCTTCCTCGCAGCTTTCAGCGCTTCTCGCGTTGCATCGCGCGGAAGAGCCGGACGTCTCTGTCTCGTTTTTTGAGGTCACGGGTGAAGAACTGCAGGCAGGCCTTCGTGAAGGCCGCTACGACGTCGGGGTGTCACTTCAGGTGTCCGGCGACCCAGCCCTCCAAACTCAGCCGTTGTGGACGGAGATCATGGCCGCTGCCTTGCCGCCGCGATTCCGCTTGCTCGAACGAGGGAAGCTCACTCTCTCCGATCTCCAAGACTATCCGGTCTATCGTTGGCAGGAGGAGGTTTGCCCCCTCTTGGATGAGGAGTTGACGGCTCTCATGCCTCTTGACCAGCAAAACGTCCAGCGGGTGACTTCCTTTGAGATGATGGCGCTATGGGTCGCGGCTGGTTACGGGATCGGGATAGCCGCGCACTCGCGCATCGTGCGTGCTCATGAGTGGGGTCTCAGCATGCGGCCACTCGCCGACGGCCCTTACGAGGTCGTGACGTATTTGCAACGGCCCTACGTACAAGCTGAGGCCACCGATCGGTTTGAACGTAGGGCGCTGCAAGTTGCCAAGCTAGGCTGA
- a CDS encoding integrase arm-type DNA-binding domain-containing protein, which yields MALSDLTVRQARTTGKRYTLSDNDCLGLMVSAAGGKSWIFRYYWLGKQKRMSLGGYPALSLREARTERDKAQALLARGIDPQIERDQRRHAAKLAGEYTFKNVFDAWVEHRRKELKEGRQSTLSQILRIFNKDVLPTLGKMSIYDIRRPQLVGVVAAIEKRKAFTTAEKVRTWFNQMFRYALVIAEGLEVNPAADLDVVAEPKPPVAHNPYLHLPELPEFLQKLRLYNPRGWQTQLGVRLLFLTGVRTGELRLAEPEQFDLDRGLWIIPPQVVKQLQDEMRKAGKRPQDVPPYIVPLSLQAIEIVRYLLGVMRPAQKYLLSHRSELKKRISENTLNKAVQLMGYEGRLTGHGIRGTISTALNEIGYPKIWVDAQLSHSDPNKVSSAYNHAKYVEPRRRMMQDWADRLDLLEQGEVEAASAHLTIRIDGVPAMAEVEEAVGAVPPVAEPAVAGLPPVVATPIVVTPNSGGITFQRLSQVPPPPVHAPEPEVSAIQREREEMLAIYESPNNLPVPLFGKLAGKSKDQINRELKAGKLLSISLGNRGQRVPDWQLVPLKHKLAQVLMNQCPHADSWDLYRMLTQPHPDLGDRAAIDAVTPTNVPAIIRVIMGDYQHDAAVPEALMPRSVTEDVRQSVRQLVDRVAVLAEV from the coding sequence ATGGCACTCTCTGATCTGACCGTCCGGCAGGCAAGGACCACCGGCAAACGCTACACCCTCTCCGACAACGACTGCCTGGGCCTGATGGTCTCTGCCGCAGGCGGCAAGTCGTGGATCTTCCGCTACTACTGGCTGGGCAAGCAAAAGCGCATGTCCCTGGGCGGCTATCCCGCCCTCAGCCTGCGTGAGGCCCGCACCGAGCGGGACAAGGCCCAAGCCCTGCTCGCCAGGGGGATCGATCCCCAAATCGAACGCGACCAGCGCCGGCACGCGGCCAAGCTGGCGGGCGAATACACCTTCAAGAACGTCTTCGATGCCTGGGTCGAGCATCGCCGCAAGGAACTCAAGGAAGGCCGCCAGAGCACGCTGTCGCAGATCCTGCGCATTTTCAACAAGGACGTGCTGCCTACTCTGGGGAAGATGTCGATCTACGACATTCGTCGCCCCCAACTCGTGGGCGTCGTGGCGGCAATCGAGAAGCGCAAGGCGTTCACCACCGCCGAGAAAGTCCGCACCTGGTTCAACCAGATGTTCCGCTATGCCCTGGTCATCGCCGAGGGGCTGGAAGTCAACCCGGCCGCGGACCTGGACGTGGTGGCTGAGCCCAAGCCCCCGGTGGCTCACAACCCCTACTTGCACCTGCCCGAGCTGCCCGAGTTCCTTCAGAAGCTCCGGCTCTACAACCCCCGCGGCTGGCAGACCCAGCTTGGCGTCCGGCTGCTGTTCCTGACGGGGGTGCGCACGGGCGAGCTACGGCTGGCCGAGCCTGAGCAATTCGACCTCGACCGCGGTTTGTGGATCATTCCGCCGCAGGTCGTCAAGCAGCTCCAGGACGAAATGCGCAAGGCCGGGAAGCGCCCGCAGGACGTGCCGCCCTACATCGTGCCCCTGTCCCTGCAGGCCATCGAGATCGTGCGCTATCTCCTGGGCGTGATGCGGCCGGCGCAGAAGTACCTGCTGTCGCACCGCAGCGAACTCAAGAAGCGCATCAGCGAGAACACCCTCAACAAGGCCGTGCAGCTCATGGGGTATGAGGGGCGCCTGACCGGCCACGGCATCCGCGGCACCATTTCGACGGCACTCAACGAAATCGGCTATCCGAAGATTTGGGTGGACGCGCAGCTTTCGCACTCCGACCCGAACAAGGTCAGCTCGGCCTACAACCATGCCAAGTACGTAGAGCCGCGACGCCGCATGATGCAGGACTGGGCAGACCGTCTCGACCTGCTCGAACAGGGCGAAGTGGAAGCCGCGAGCGCGCACCTGACCATCCGTATCGACGGGGTACCGGCGATGGCGGAAGTAGAGGAAGCGGTGGGCGCGGTCCCTCCGGTGGCCGAGCCCGCAGTCGCTGGTTTGCCGCCCGTGGTGGCCACGCCCATCGTCGTGACCCCTAACAGCGGTGGAATCACGTTCCAGAGGCTGTCGCAGGTGCCGCCGCCTCCGGTGCATGCCCCGGAGCCGGAAGTGTCCGCCATCCAGCGCGAGCGCGAGGAAATGCTGGCCATCTACGAGTCGCCGAACAATCTGCCGGTCCCGCTATTCGGCAAGCTGGCCGGGAAGTCCAAGGACCAGATCAACCGCGAGCTGAAGGCGGGCAAGCTGCTGTCGATCAGCCTGGGCAACCGGGGGCAGCGGGTTCCCGACTGGCAACTGGTGCCGCTCAAGCACAAGCTGGCCCAAGTGCTCATGAACCAGTGCCCGCACGCCGATTCGTGGGACCTGTACCGCATGCTGACCCAGCCTCACCCCGACCTAGGTGATCGTGCGGCCATTGACGCGGTGACGCCGACCAACGTGCCCGCGATCATCCGGGTCATCATGGGCGACTACCAGCACGACGCGGCTGTGCCAGAGGCTCTCATGCCGCGGTCCGTCACCGAGGATGTGCGGCAGAGCGTTCGCCAGCTTGTAGATCGCGTAGCGGTGCTTGCGGAGGTCTAA
- a CDS encoding cytochrome b — MNPPIHAAHGGYSRAQIALHWLSVALMCSLVLAGELRHLLVEHADLRMRPIMIVHIGSGMALLVVMLMRSALRASRAKPIGATTLQQWCAHIVHLAMYVFVLGECLAGWVIVNAKGLVIPMPGMGWDFPRLVDADPQLVRYMVQAHEWLGFLLYALLAAHIGAALWHHWVVKDGTLGHMGGPGWRLARRGQRLQNAS, encoded by the coding sequence ATGAACCCGCCTATTCATGCCGCCCACGGCGGCTATTCCCGAGCCCAGATCGCCTTGCATTGGCTGAGCGTGGCCCTGATGTGTTCGCTGGTGCTGGCCGGCGAACTGCGCCATCTGCTGGTAGAGCACGCCGACCTGCGGATGCGGCCGATCATGATCGTGCACATCGGCAGCGGCATGGCGCTGCTGGTCGTGATGCTGATGCGCAGCGCGCTGCGCGCGAGCCGCGCCAAACCCATCGGCGCGACCACCCTGCAGCAGTGGTGCGCCCACATCGTCCACCTGGCCATGTATGTCTTCGTGCTGGGCGAATGCCTGGCCGGCTGGGTCATCGTCAACGCCAAGGGCCTGGTCATTCCGATGCCCGGCATGGGCTGGGACTTCCCCCGGCTGGTGGACGCCGATCCGCAGCTGGTCCGCTACATGGTCCAGGCCCACGAATGGCTCGGCTTCCTGCTCTACGCCCTGCTGGCCGCGCACATCGGCGCCGCGCTGTGGCATCACTGGGTCGTCAAGGACGGCACGCTGGGCCACATGGGCGGTCCGGGCTGGCGCCTGGCGCGGCGCGGACAGCGCCTGCAGAACGCGTCCTGA
- the gspG gene encoding type II secretion system major pseudopilin GspG has translation MKTFNLRRGRAAQQGFTLLELLVVLLIIALLAGYVGPKLFSQVDRAKVRATQAQMKTLGDALVQYRLDVGSYPSSDQGLQALVKAPQGISNWYGPYLAKDVPADAWGRPYQLNVPGRGGEAEIVSLGEEGRAGGNGELVYGL, from the coding sequence ATGAAGACTTTCAATCTGCGGCGTGGCCGCGCCGCGCAGCAGGGCTTCACCTTGCTGGAACTGCTGGTCGTGTTGCTGATCATCGCCTTGCTGGCGGGCTACGTCGGGCCCAAGCTCTTTTCCCAGGTCGACCGCGCCAAGGTGCGCGCCACCCAGGCGCAGATGAAGACGCTGGGCGATGCGCTGGTGCAGTACCGGCTGGACGTGGGCAGCTATCCCTCGTCCGACCAGGGATTGCAGGCGCTGGTCAAGGCGCCGCAGGGCATATCGAATTGGTACGGCCCCTACCTGGCGAAGGACGTGCCCGCCGATGCGTGGGGGCGGCCCTATCAGCTGAACGTGCCGGGGCGCGGCGGCGAGGCAGAGATCGTTTCGCTGGGCGAGGAAGGCCGGGCGGGCGGCAATGGGGAACTGGTTTATGGCCTCTAG